In Bradyrhizobium paxllaeri, the genomic stretch TTCGATCACCTTGCGGATCAGGACGCCGACGCCGAACTCGTCGATCGCGCGCATGTCGGCGATCGCGACGCGGCGCTCGAACACCAGCTTCTTCTCCTCAGGATCGATCGAGCGGATGCCGAACAGGTCGAGCTGGTCCGGGCCGATCGAGGCGCGGGGCGTGCCGCCGAGCAGATCGTCGAGGCCGCCTTCGCCGCACAGGAACGCGGCCGACATGCCGTGCATGTTGCCGGTCTCCGTCGTCTGCGGCGTGTTGTAGTCGGCGTGGGCATCGACCCAGAGCACGAACAGCGGCCGGCCCTGTTCCTGCCAATGGCGCGCGACGCCGTTCACCGATCCCATCGACAGCGAATGATCGCCGCCCATGAAGATCGGAACGGCGCCCGAACGCGCCAGCGCATAGGAACGTTCGCTGAGTGCGCGAATCCAGCCCTTGATCGTGTCGTAATATTTGGCGTTCGCGGGCGGCGGTCCTTCGGCGGGAGCAGGGCCGGGCTTGGCCATGTTGCCATGGTCCTCGACGGCAAAGCCGAGCTGATCGAGGATGCGGCCGATCCCCGCGGTACGCAGCGCATCCGGTCCCATCAGGGTGCCGAGTTGCGAGGCGCCGATTTCGATGGGAACGCCGAGCAGGGCGATGCGGGGAACGTTGGCGTCGGACATGCGGCCGCCTTTCGATAGAGCCGTAGGGTGGGCAAAGCGAAGCGTGCCCACCCTTTCCAGGTAACGATCGGATACATGGTGGGCACGGCGCTGCGCGCCTTTGCCCACCCTACGCCACTACGCCTTGAAATAAGCGATTTGCGTCGTGGTTGCGAGCAGGCGCCCCGAGGGTGACCACAATTCGCCGTGCTGGTCGCCGTAACTCCTGTGGAAAATCCGGGCGTCGGCGGCCGCCAGCACGTGCGTGATGTCCTCGCCCGCCAGCTCTTCCGACGCGGTATGAAAATACGTGGTGATTGACACCGTGCCGAATGGAACAAGTTCCCGCCGCGCCAGAAACACCCGGCCGAAGAAGGCATCCGACATCGACATCAGCGACAGCATGTCGACCTTTCGCGGCACGCGGTCGCCGATCCACTGCTTGGAGAAGGCATCGAGCGGCTCCGCCGCGGGCGAGCCGTAGAAACTCGGCTCGCCCTCGACAAAGCGGAAATCATACTGGTGCGTCCAGGTCATCGGCGTGTTCGGAAACGAGCGTGCCTGCGCGAACGGCGCGGCGTCCGGAAATTTCACCTGCTGGTGCGACCATGACGGCCGGCGCTCGGCGAACACAGCGGTCGCCAGCGTCGCAACGTCGCCGCCGCTCTGCGTCATCTCCACGCACCAGTGCTGGCTCGAACGGTTGGCCTTGACCAGCCGTACGTCGAGATCGAAAGCGCCTTCCGCCACCGGCGCGCAGAAATTCACGGTAAGTGACAACGGATCGCCCGCCCGCTGCGGATGCTCCATCAGCGCGCGCAGGATCGTCGCTGCCGTGCAGCCGCCGAACGGGCCGACAAAGGCCCAATAGTCCGGGCTGGTCTTGCCCTGCCAGCAGCTATCGCCGGCGGTTACCCGTGTTGCGTCGTCGAAGAGGTGAGGGGATTTGGTGAGCATGGGACCTTCCGTCGTTGCGAGCGTAAGCGAAGCAATCCAGAGGCGACAAAGCAAGTGTGGATTGCTTCGTCGCTTGCGCTCCCTTGCACAAACGCTTCGCGTTTGTCGCAGGCAATGACGCCGTTGCTATCACGGCCCTTTCGCCGAATTCAATGACGCCAGAGGTAGTGGCCTCCGCCGTCATGGCCGAGCTTGACGACTGCTCGCTACCGCGTCGCCCCGCGCTGGGCCTCGGCCTCCGGCACCGGCGCAGCCCGCACTGGAACGTGCCAGATATCCTCGGCATACTCCCGGATGGTGCGGTCGGAGGAGAACCACGGCATCCGCGCCACGTTGAGAATCGAGGCGCGGGTCCAGGCCGGTATCACCCGCCAGCGGGCGTCGACGCCGCGCTGCGTCTCGTAATAGGAATCGAAGTCGGCCGAGACCATGTAATGGTCGAGGTAGCGCAGCGCATGGCCGATGGAAGCGAAGCGGGCGGGATCGTCGGGCGAGAACGCGCCGCTCTCGATCGCGGTGATGGCCCGCGCCAGCCGCGGCGAGCGACGGATGATATCGCTCGCATCCAGCCCCTGCTTGCGCCGGATCATGACGTCGCCGGCCTCCAGGCCGAAGATCGCGATGTTTTCCGCGCCGACGTGGTCGCGGATTTCGATATTGGCGCCGTCGAGCGTGCCGATGGTCAGGGCGCCGTTGAGCGCCAGCTTCATGTTGCCGGTGCCGGAGGCCTCCATGCCGGCGGTCGAAATCTGCTCGGAGAGATCGGCGGCCGGAATGATCACCTCGGCGAGGCTGACATTGTAGTCGGCAAGGAAGACCACCTTCAGCCGTCCCGCGACATCAGGATCGTTGTTGACGACTTCGGCGACGTCGTTGATCAGCTTGATGATCAGCTTGGCGTAGCGGTAGCTCGCCGCCGCCTTGCCGGCGAAGATTTTCACCCGCGGCACCCAGTCGCGCTGCGGCTCATCCTTGATCGCCTGGTACAGCGCGATGGTCTCGACGACGTTGAGCAATTGCCGCTTGTATTCGTGGATGCGCTTGATCTGTATGTCGAACAGCGCCGACGGATCGATCTTGGTACCGAGGCGCTCGTTGATCACCCGCGCCAGCGCCACCTTGTTGTGGTGCTTGACCTCGCGAAAGCGCTGCTGGAAGGCATTGTCGCTGGCGCGGGCCTCGAGGCGCTCGAACAGGGAGAAATCGTCGAGCACGGCCTCGCCACAGACCTCGCGCATCAGGCCGGTCAGCTTCGGATTGGCCAGCATCAGCCAGCGACGGAAGGTGATGCCGTTGGTCTTGTTGGTGATGCGGCCGGGATAGAGGTGGTTGAGATCGTGGAACACGGTCTCCTTCATCAGGTCGGAATGCATCGCCGAGACGCCGTTGATGCGGTGCGAGCCGACGAAAGCGAGCTGTCCCATCCGCACCCGGCGGCCACTTTTCTCGTCGATCAACGAGACCGAGGCGCGATATTCGATGTCGCCCGGGCAACGCTGATCGGCCAGCGCCAGATGCGCGGCATTGATGCGGTAGATGATTTCGAGATGCCGCGGCAGCAGCCGCTCGAACAGTTCGACCGGCCAGGTCTCCAGCGCTTCCGGCAGCAGCGTGTGATTGGTGTAGGACAGCGTCGCCACCGTGAGCTTCCACGCTTCGTCCCAGCGGAAATTGTGCAGGTCGACCAGGATGCGCATCAACTCGGTGACGGCGAGGCTCGGATGGGTATCGTTGAGCTGCACCGCGACCTTGGAGGGGAGATTGCGCAACTGTCCGTCAGACGCGAGGTGCCGCTTGACCAGATCCTGCAGCGAGGCGGAGACGAAGAAATATTCCTGCCGCAGCCGGAGTTCACGCCCGGCCGGGCTCTCGTCGTTCGGATAGAGGAATTTGCAGATCGATTCTGCGCGCGCTTCTTCGGCAACCGCGCCGAGGTAATCGCCGGTGTTGAAGACGTCGAGCCGCAAGGGATCGGGCGAGCGGGCCGACCACAGCCGCAGCGCGTTGACGTGCTGGCCGCGCCAGCCGACGATCGGCGTGTCGTAGGCGACCGCTTGCACGGTTTCCGCCGGACGCCAGGTCGCGCGGTCGCGCCCGCGGTCGTCGACATGATCGACATGGCCGCCGAAGTGGATGTGATAGACCACCTCGGCCCGCTGGAATTCCCAGGGGTTGCCGAAACTCAGCCATTCGTCCGGATATTCCTGCTGCCAGCCATGCGAAATGATCTGGCGGAACAGGCCGAAATCGTAGCGGATGCCGTAGCCGATGGCGGGAACGGCCAGCGTCGCCATGCTCTCCATGAAACACGCCGCGAGCCGCCCGAGGCCACCATTGCCGAGCGCCGCATCCGGCTCGCATTTGCGCAAATCGTTCAGGCCGACGCCGAGATCGCCGAGCGCCGTCTCGAACACCGGCAACAGGCCCATATTGTTCAACCCGTCGGTGAACAAGCGGCCGATCAGGAATTCGAGCGAGAGATAATAAACGCGCTTGCTGCCGGCGTCGTAGCTCTCCTTCTCGGCCGTCAGCCAGCGGTGCACGATGCGGTCGCGCAGCGCCAGCGCGGCCGCCTTGTACCAGTCGCGCCGCGTCGCCATGCCCGCGTCCTTGCCGATCGCAAGACGGAGCTTGGCGAGAATGGCGCCCTTGATCTCGGCCAGCGCCAATTCGTCGACCGGCTGCCCCGGCGCCGGATAGTTCCCCGGGAATTGTTCCTGCAACACGTTGATTCCTGCAGTTGAGACTCAAGACAAGATAAGCGCGTTGTCCCGCGATCGAAACCACTGGAGCGGTTTGTGCATTGCGCTGGCATGATTTTATGCAAGGACCGGGCCGATTTCGCGGCATCGGCTGCCGGGTTTTGGTGATATAATCGTGGTGCGAAGCCGAGGAGCGCTGGGGTTTCAGTGGCCGGGTGCCAGTGGGCGCGAAGCAGATGCGTGCCGCCAGAACGGAGGCTTGCCATGAGACTGACGATCGAGATCGCCGCCGCTACGCTATTGGTAGTGTGCATCAGCGCGACCAGCGCAGCCTTTGCCGCAGGCAAGGCCGACAAGAGCGCCGACGGCCTGAGCTGCACGTTCAGCGTTGCGCAGGGCGCTTCGCCCGCCGCGCGCTGTGCGGCGATGAAGCGGCAGTGCGGCGGAAAGTTCTACGCCAATTATTGCGGCGACAAGCTGTTGTCGGCGATGTGAGGGATTGAAGGGCCTCAACGGTTCACGCCGCGGCGCCGTCTCGGTCCTGGCGTTCCTCGGCGAGCGCGGGGTAGCGCAGATAAAGCTTCTGCAGCAGCTCGAAATGTAGGGCAGATGACACCTCGTCGAGCGCAGTGGACAGCAATGCCCGATCATCGCCGTCGAGCGTGACTACGATCGCGTTCGCTCGATCGATCGCGTCGGCCGCTTCCAGCAACAGCGACCGGATCTGAATGGCGTCCCGTTCATCGTTCTCGATCCTTTGCCCCAAACCGCAGAAAAACAACCTTTGATAGGAAATATTTTGTCCAACCGCTAGAACAAATTAAGAACACTTTAGCAAGTATCTGATATATCATTGTGATTCGGCGCGTCGCCGACACAACATTTATGGTCTATCCGAGTTTGCGAGGACTACATGTCCACTATCGCCTTCGATCAGTTCGCTCTCACCCGCATCGCCGATTTCGCGCGCTCGCTGTCGCGCCTGCACCAGGCCTCGCGCCGCCAGCTCGTCGACGACGACGCGATCGACCGTGAGTTCAACGCCGTCTGCATGTCGGTGTGGGGTTACACCACGGACGATTTCAGCGACGAATTGTTTTCGATCGAGGACCACGCCTTTCTCGACGGGCTGGATGAAGCGCAGGCGCGCATCTTCGCAGCCCAAGCGGGCTACGATCTCGTCGACGATCAGGGCATGCTGACGGACTGGTGGGGCTATTGCTGGATGATCCTGGCCGAGAAGCGCGGCCTGCTGACGCCGGAAAACCGCGCCGCGGCACGTGCGGCGATCGAAGAAAAATATCTGTCGGCGCCGAACGTGATCGGCGTGATCGTCGGGCGGTGAGTAGTCTTGGTCATTCCGGAATGGTCCGAAGGACCATATCCGGAATCTCGAGATTCTCAGGTGCGCAATTGCGCACTATAATTCGATGCTGGCGCATCGCCCCGGAATGACTACCCCCTAATTCACTTCCGCCCGCTTCGCCGCTTTCGGCTTGACCGTCTTCGGGATGGAAGCCGTCGGCAGATCGGCGTCGCGGCTTGTTTCCGGGAGTGGCGCGTTCGCCGCGACCGTTTCTGCGCTGACCGGTGCGACCTTCATTTCACCGAGCCGGGCGCGGACCTCCGCCGTGAGGCCGGGATAGGAGGCGACGGGCGTGAACTCGGCGGTCTGGTCGGCACCGAGGCGCACGCCCGTGTAGGCGACGAGACCGTCGGTGGTGGCGATGACGTCGCCAGAGCGGAGCGAGGTGTCGAGCGCGAGATCGACCGGCGCAAGCCCGGACGGGCTTCGGCCGTTGCAGGTGCAATCGGCTCTCAGCGCCTTGCGGTAGGCGTAGGCGTTTTCGCTGTCGGCATAGCGCTCGCCGCCGCTCGCGGTCGCATGATCGATGTTGCTGCCGTAAAACACCTTGGTCGCGCTCGCCGGGCAGAAGGCCTGGCAGGTCTGAACCGGCGAAACATTGCCGCGCATGGTCAGCGGAAAATATTTGCCGTCGCAGCTACGCACGCAGAACGCAGGGCCGCCGGAGCCGGCAACGCGCGGCGCCGGTGCGGCCTGGGGCGGCTGATGGTTGCCGAACGGATCGGCGAAGAAGTTGGCCGGCGAAGGGGCCTGCCGCGTCTGCTGCTTCTGGATGCCGCCGAACAGGAAATCGAACAGGCCTTCGGCGGAGACGCTGCCGGGCGTCAGCGTGAGCGCGCCCACAAGGGTCGCGGCGGCCACAAACGTCGCGCGGCGCCGCACGCGCGAAAAAGCCAACTCTGTACGCAACGCCAACTCCACCCAACGCAACAAACGCGCTGAAGCGCGACAGGCTTCAGCCGGGAGTAACCTTAACGGGGGATGGTAAAGGAGCTTTTACCGGCGGCGAGAGGGCCGAAAAGAAATGCGGAGATGCGCGAGGAGCCGCGCTCCTTCCGCGTCATGGCC encodes the following:
- a CDS encoding glycogen/starch/alpha-glucan phosphorylase; this translates as MNVLQEQFPGNYPAPGQPVDELALAEIKGAILAKLRLAIGKDAGMATRRDWYKAAALALRDRIVHRWLTAEKESYDAGSKRVYYLSLEFLIGRLFTDGLNNMGLLPVFETALGDLGVGLNDLRKCEPDAALGNGGLGRLAACFMESMATLAVPAIGYGIRYDFGLFRQIISHGWQQEYPDEWLSFGNPWEFQRAEVVYHIHFGGHVDHVDDRGRDRATWRPAETVQAVAYDTPIVGWRGQHVNALRLWSARSPDPLRLDVFNTGDYLGAVAEEARAESICKFLYPNDESPAGRELRLRQEYFFVSASLQDLVKRHLASDGQLRNLPSKVAVQLNDTHPSLAVTELMRILVDLHNFRWDEAWKLTVATLSYTNHTLLPEALETWPVELFERLLPRHLEIIYRINAAHLALADQRCPGDIEYRASVSLIDEKSGRRVRMGQLAFVGSHRINGVSAMHSDLMKETVFHDLNHLYPGRITNKTNGITFRRWLMLANPKLTGLMREVCGEAVLDDFSLFERLEARASDNAFQQRFREVKHHNKVALARVINERLGTKIDPSALFDIQIKRIHEYKRQLLNVVETIALYQAIKDEPQRDWVPRVKIFAGKAAASYRYAKLIIKLINDVAEVVNNDPDVAGRLKVVFLADYNVSLAEVIIPAADLSEQISTAGMEASGTGNMKLALNGALTIGTLDGANIEIRDHVGAENIAIFGLEAGDVMIRRKQGLDASDIIRRSPRLARAITAIESGAFSPDDPARFASIGHALRYLDHYMVSADFDSYYETQRGVDARWRVIPAWTRASILNVARMPWFSSDRTIREYAEDIWHVPVRAAPVPEAEAQRGATR
- a CDS encoding acyl-CoA thioesterase, which encodes MLTKSPHLFDDATRVTAGDSCWQGKTSPDYWAFVGPFGGCTAATILRALMEHPQRAGDPLSLTVNFCAPVAEGAFDLDVRLVKANRSSQHWCVEMTQSGGDVATLATAVFAERRPSWSHQQVKFPDAAPFAQARSFPNTPMTWTHQYDFRFVEGEPSFYGSPAAEPLDAFSKQWIGDRVPRKVDMLSLMSMSDAFFGRVFLARRELVPFGTVSITTYFHTASEELAGEDITHVLAAADARIFHRSYGDQHGELWSPSGRLLATTTQIAYFKA
- a CDS encoding DUF2865 domain-containing protein; amino-acid sequence: MRTELAFSRVRRRATFVAAATLVGALTLTPGSVSAEGLFDFLFGGIQKQQTRQAPSPANFFADPFGNHQPPQAAPAPRVAGSGGPAFCVRSCDGKYFPLTMRGNVSPVQTCQAFCPASATKVFYGSNIDHATASGGERYADSENAYAYRKALRADCTCNGRSPSGLAPVDLALDTSLRSGDVIATTDGLVAYTGVRLGADQTAEFTPVASYPGLTAEVRARLGEMKVAPVSAETVAANAPLPETSRDADLPTASIPKTVKPKAAKRAEVN
- the rocF gene encoding arginase, with protein sequence MSDANVPRIALLGVPIEIGASQLGTLMGPDALRTAGIGRILDQLGFAVEDHGNMAKPGPAPAEGPPPANAKYYDTIKGWIRALSERSYALARSGAVPIFMGGDHSLSMGSVNGVARHWQEQGRPLFVLWVDAHADYNTPQTTETGNMHGMSAAFLCGEGGLDDLLGGTPRASIGPDQLDLFGIRSIDPEEKKLVFERRVAIADMRAIDEFGVGVLIRKVIERVRARNGVLHVSFDVDFLDPTVAPGVGTTVPGGATYREAHLIMELLHDSGLVRSVDVVELNPFLDERGRTARVAVELIGSLFGLQITDRRTPSNAMLPGNGSAPGG